TGCAGAATACACAAATAAGCAAAAAACGTAATATGAGAACTTATACTTGGATTATAACAGCGATATGTACCTTTGTTTTAATAATGTCGCCTTTCTATTCATCAACGATGGCTAGTCTTGTTGCAAAAATTGTACCAATATCTATTACTCCTAGTTTTTCTGATAGACAACATAATTCCGATTTAACGTCTCAACTGGTTAAATTACTCGAAGAGGAAGGATATAAGGTGAATTCAATTGGGATAATACCATCAACAAATACAATTGAAATTTCACTCATTTTGAAAGATTCTACATTGAAAAAGGCAACAGATGACCTTGAACCAAAGATAAAGAATTATCTATATGAAAATGGCTATGACAAATATGAAATAAAAGTTTCAGAAGCAACTGAAGCACCTCCAAACAAGCCGTGGGATGAAAGTCTTTTTAACAAGGTACGTGAGATTGTGAAGGAAGTATTTGCATCGTATGGATATGCTAAAGAAGCGGATTTTGAATTAGCGGGCCTTACAAAATCATGGTTTTCAAACACTGTCACAATTGATATGCCTGACCATATTCAAGAGTCAACGGAAATTATTGCGGATATCGAAAAAGAAATAGAATCTCAGAATTTAGATGTAAAAGATATTAAAGTAAATACTTTCAACTTTGAACATCGTCGACAAGATAATCGTTGGGCATATATTGCATCTGATATATATGATGCGATGGCAGGAAAATCGATTTATCAGCTGACGGGGGTATCTTATAAAGTGAAGAAAGGGCATTCCTATGTTTGGATTAAAACAGATTTGGATGAATTACCTTCTGAAGAAATAGTTCGAGAAATTGAATTGGCTATACAAGAATATTTTGCTTTACCAGAAACGAAAGAGCAAATTCAAAATGACAATTATACGATTCAATTATTGTTAAAGAATGAAAAACCATTTGTTAAAATAACAAACTAAATATGAGCCAAACACTGTACTTATAGGGGGTGTCTCATTTTAGTTATTTACAGAGCTATCTGTATTTCACTCTTGAAAAGTAAATTTTTTCGCAGTTAAACAATTCGTTTGTACTAACACAGCGGACAGATGACTATTTAAAAGAGTTTATGAAGAATTGTACTTAAACTAACAGGGGAAATAAGTAACAATATACTAAAAAAGCTTAAATTTAAAGGATATGGAGTTAGAATCACTAGAAATTGTTCGCGAGATGAAAAACTTAGAACGTCTAATAATTTTTAAAACGAAAAGTATCGGATTTAACTCCACTTGAAAACTTAAAAGAATTAACTTACTTGGATATTCGTCACACGGATGTAACTACTATAAAGCCATTATTAAAACTAGGAAAGCTGAAGTACCTCTATTAAATAAAGTTATCGTAAAGGATTGGGAATTATTAGCGGATAAAAAAGGCCTTCGAATATCCGAGGAAACTATCTTGGCGGAATAGCTGACTCTACACTAGATAAGCATATGTATAATTTAAAACGATAGGTACCAGGTTCTATAACAATTCAGAGTTGTTTTAGAACCTGGTACCTTATATTACTCTTAGTGAATTAATTCTTTTTCATTGGTACTGATAATTGTACCGTTTCATTTTTATTAAACCAAAATCTATATTCATAAAGTTTCACAGGGTTATTTTTATCAAAAGTGTATAATATGTTAGCTAATATACCTTCTTTTATCGCCATTTCTACTTCTGCATCCAGTTCCCAACTCATTCTTTCTAAAGTCTTGATTATCAAATCTATTTTATCTTTATCTGTAATCATAATAACATCTTCATAAATTCCTTATTCATTAACTTTTTTTACATCGGCTCTTGTTAATAGTTCTTCTGTTTCAGAACAAGGAACAATCATAATTCCAAACAATAGAAGAGAAGTTAAACCAATAAATTTTTCAATCATAGCACTTCCTTATTTAATTTTCTAAATCTTGTCTCTTTTTCAATAGCCTTTCCTAAGCTAAAATTTATTCATAGAAATATTTTCTATTATTCCCAATATTAGAATGTTATAAGTGTTCTAATTTTAATATAATGAAAAAAATCTAGAATGATAGGAGAAATTTTCTTGTGATAAAAAAATACTCTACATTATTAATACTTTTAGTTCTGGCTATATCTATTATTCTTATTATAAATAAGGAAAACAATAATATAAATAGTAATAGTAAAGTTGAAGATTCTAATAAGTATTCCATAGATCTATCAAATACTCTAAAAGGATCTTATATGAACTTATTTGATGAGAACGATAGATTGGTCAAATCCTACTCTGAAGAACAAATCAAAAAACAATTAATTGACACGAAACTCTATAAACGGGCTCATGAAGATGGAGAAATATTTGCAGACTTTATTGATGAAAATGGTTTGATTATCAATCCACCAGAAGAAATCAAAGAAGAGGTAAAAGAACTTTCAAAATCAAATGAGTTTAAACTTTATGTACTCCATAGTTTTTCATTTAACAAAAATATATTTGTTGGGAGAAATAATAAAGCTTTTAGTAAACCTCAAAGTATAATTATTGAACCAATAGAAAAGTTTGAATCTATGTCAATTATCTTAGAAAACTCTACAGGTAATAAAATCAGAAAAATTGAAATCGGAAATTATCTAGGGGCATTAATTGTACCTCTAGAAGATTTTGAATTAGAGGATTCTTATTCCATACAATTAATTAACAATAAACAAGATAAACCTATCTATCTATATGGCGGAATTGTTATTTATAAATGACGAAACATATATTTGCTTAAGTATTTTCTTGTTCTCTTAACCTACTTTCAAAGAAAAGATCCCCGTTGTGCAATTTCATATTTTTAAAAGAATAATTACTTGGGGACTCCTCTTTCAATGCAACGTTAATTTTATTAAAGCTGTTTAGAAATTCATCATCAATTTCAACTTCGGTTATCCTTTAGTTGAACAAGGATAGTAGTATGTCAACACTAAATCAAACAACTTTATTAAGGGCTAAGATTTTATAAGCGACCGGACTTAGATAACCCAGTTTACTGTGCGACCGGATATTATTGTACCAATTGACATAATCGAAAAGTTCAAGAGACAGCTGTTCAAGGGTAGGGTAGTGCGATCCGTTGATGAGTTCTGTTTTTAAAATCTTAAAAGTCGCTTCTGCCACCGCATTATCATAAGGATTTCCTTTTTGACTTAGAGATCGCTTAATCTTAAATGTACTTAATAATTCATCGATACCAACATTTTTAAATTCAGATCCACGATCTGTATGGAACATTTTTACGTTTTGCAGAGGATATCTAACAGACTTAAAGGCACGCTGAACTAGAGCTGCGTCCTTTTGTTCTCCGACACTATACCCGACGATTTCTCTGTTATATAAATCGATTAAAAAACAAATATAATTCCAGTTTCCTCCTACTCTCACATACGTTAAGTCACTTACTAACACAGACATCTCTTTATCCACGTTAAATGCTCGATTTAATACATTTCGAACTGATTCTTCATTTGGAGGGGTAGACATTGGTTTATAGGATGGTTTTGTATATTTCGATTGAATTCCTAGTTCGTCCATCAATCGACCAATACGTCGTCTAGAGACTGTTAAACCAGCTTTTTTTAAGGCATCTTTTATTTTTCTGGTTCCATATACTTTACGATTCTCTTCGAAAATCACTACTATTTTATCTTTTAATTTTTGCTCTTCAGCTAGCTTTTCTTGTTCTTTTTGAATGGCTATTCCCGTGTCATGATAAAAAGTACTACGAGCTATTTTTAGGACTTTACACATTGCTAATACAGAATATTTGTGACGATTTTCTTGAATCACATCTATTTTCGTCCCATGATCAGCGCGGCTTGCTTTAAAATGTCGACTTCCATTTCGAGTTGCTTATTTCTCTTACGCAAGTCAATCAGTTCTTGCTCAACCGAAGATCGGTTGTCTTTCTCTTTAAAGGAGCCTGACTGTTTGAATTGAGTAATCCATCTGTCTAAAGCAGACGCGGTTAATTCATATTCTCGGGCAATATCTTGACGGCTTTTTCCATTTTCATATAGGGCCACCACTTGTTTTTTAAATTCTGTAGAAAACGTTCTTCTTTTACTGGACATAGTAGATTCTCCTTCTTGTTATCTATTATTCTACTTGCCCTTAATTTTACTGTCCAACTAAGTGTAGACTATTCAATTATTTTAAAAAATATCACAGCATCCAGTAACCTACATTTATTGTTATGACGCACTTTTTATTTATAAACAAGTAGATACTTTAACAAATGGTGTGCTTTACTTCAATAAGGAGTAAAGCCTTTTTACTAACGTAGCAGCGCGACAAGTTTTGTTATAAGCACTAATGTGTGAAAAAACAAGGGATTTCTTCGGAAATCCTAACTTTATAACCGAGGATAGGAATGATAAAACCACGTATTTTGAAACTATCCCATTGATACTCCTGCATGCGTCATAATAGACAGATTATGGGGTCTGAAGCTCAGGTAAAGTCGGCAGAACAAAGGCTGAAGCCACTCCTCACGGAAAAGGTATGCCAATGGATATGTCGGATGGCTGAAAAACTAAATATGGTGAGAATTTTCTTACGGAAAAGAACAGACGAACTTCCGAATGTACGGGTCTAAAGTTAGAGCATAAGGAAACTTGTGTACCATCCAACGATGGGGTGAGTGACGTGGAGTAAAAATTGCTGCTCTGAAACACGTTATACCGAACAATGGCGGTATCCAGCTCATAGGCTTACAGGAAGCACCTAAGTTTAGAAAAAGATAGCTAGGTTATAAGGTACTTGGAAAATAAGGAACGTTGGATCAAGGGCTGTCACCCGAAACGGTTGCTATAAGCTAAATGGCGAAATGCATTTGTCCTTATGAGGGTAGGGGTACGACCAGTGAAACCTCTGTAATGGAGGTGGAGGAACAGCCCCAAGTCTAGCGATAGGTAATAATTATTTTTCAACTGTGCATTGCACCGGTCTGGTAAGAACGTGGGAACATCATTTCATATAAGAATGATGCCACAGTGCAAGCTCTTCGATGAAGAGTAACTTGAAACTTATAATTAATAATACCATCGTTAGATGGAACGCGGAATGCTTGGAAACTGGCACGTTCCGTGCGGAGTAGGGGAAAAGCCAGAGATAACTTCAAACGTTTACCTATTACTAACGTTTAGTACAAGAGTGTTGTTTAACTTGTGTTCAATAATCGGGATATTTAGAAGAAAATGGAAGTTTAAATAGTGAGCAATTGAAATACATAATAAGGGGGACATTATGAAATTTTATCTTTCATCTTTTAAAATAGGAAATGAAGAACGGAAACTAATCGAATTAACGGAAAATGGGAATAAAAAAGTTGCATATATCAATAATGCGTTAGACTTTGCGACTGATTTAGAAAGAAAAAATAAAAGTGATGTTGCAGACGTAAGTGAACTGCAAAGAATAGGTTTCACAGTGGATATTTTAGACTTGAAAATGTACTTCGATAACCACGAAGGGTTGAAAGATAAGCTTGATCTATACGATATTATTTGGGTAAGAGGTGGCAATACTTTTGTTCTTGCACAAGCAATGAGATTAAGCGGTTTCGATGAAATCATTAAAAAATATTATAGAGAAAAAAGAGATATTCTATATGGGGGATATAGTGCAGGTGGTTGTATCCTTGGACCAACTTTAAAAGGCATACACTTAGCAGACGAACCTGAGCAGAAACCTTATGGAAATGAACAACAAGCTATATGGGAAGGTTTATGCATTTTGGATTATGTAATTGCCCCACATTATAAATCAGATTACAAAGAATCTAACGATATGGACCGAGCAATTGAATTTATGATCGAGAATAAAATTCTATTTAAAGCATTGAGGGATGGAGAAGTAATCATAATTGAATAGCCTAATCCCAAATTCTAAAAAGTTCCGCAATAGGGTGCGATTATTTAATAAGCGTCTCTGTTCTTATTCAACTAACGTGTGCATTTCGTGCCTGCTTTTTTTAATGAGTAATGGAGTTAAGTACTTCTGTTAATGTACTTAAATCAATAAAGCTAATGGAGGAAAAAAATGGAGAAAGTTCTAAATAAGATAGTCAATTTGGTTAACAGTAAGAATGAAAAAATCATCATTGGAATTTCGGGTCCTGGTGCATCTGGAAAGACAACGTTTGCCCATAATCTTATAAAACTTCTGGGAGATGAAGATGTGAATTATATCAATACGGACCCATATATCATCGGCTCTCATCTTAGGAAGTACACTTTAATTAACTATGAATATAAGAATCAACACCATCAAGATAAAATGACAGCCTGTCATCCTGCTGCTCATAATATATATGCTTTAGAGAGAGATGTACAAATGGTGAGAGATGCTTTAGATTTTTATACAATAGGCACAAATTATACAGAGAGTAAGTTAATTTCTTCACAAAACAAAGTAAATATTATAGAAGGTATGACCGTTGCCTTTACAGATCCCAATTTGTATGATCTAAAAGTTTACTTACATACAGATGGGGAAACCGAGCTGATGAGAAGGGGTATACGTGATGTTTCTGAAAGAGGAACAGATATAAATTATTTAAGAAAATCTCATGAAGAGCGTAGAATTCAATATGATTTATTTATGCATCCCTACTATCAAAATTTCGATATAGTTTTAAAAAATTCAAATGAAAGCTATATACTTGAAAAAAGTTGTTTTAATTAATTTGTTTTGTGAAATAGTGTACTTAAACTAACGGAGACTTTACTTCAATAAAGAGTAGAGCCTTTTTTACTAACGCAGCAGTTTGGTTGAACAAAGAGGTTTCTTTAGTAAGAACATAGAAATAGTTATTAAACAGATGATATTAGCATTGCTATTGTTTAGGAGGATAAAGGAATGACCCAAAACAAACAAGATAAAATCCAAAAGCAAAAAAAAATTCAAGGTGTATATAGAAAGATAAAACAACAGTGTTGAGGAAATAAAGACGATAAAAGTGATAACGAAATAGGTGTATTAATTGTAAAAAATTGTGTTGTTTTAGGGATTATACTTCTTGTACTGAATGCATTTATTGATGATTTTTAGATTTGGTTTACTGGAAATTAGAGCGTACAAATTTGTGAAAAAATGCACTTAAACTACCAAGAAAATTAGTTTCTTCAAGAAAAGGAAAATGACAATACTTAAGAAGACCCCTGCTTAATCGTAAAAAAAAAGAGGAGAGCGGATATTAATAAGTCTATTGATTTCGGTGGACTACTAGTATTGACTCCTATAACCATTTTCATTCTCTGTGGTGAAGCGCTGATTTTGCGCTTCATGGATGGCTAACGGGGACTTTACTTCCAGAAGGAGTAAAGCCTTTTTGCTTGTTGAACTAACGCCGCAGGTTAGTGAAGTAAGGCTTTGCTATAATAAAAATGTGAAAAGATGTTTTTTGAAATCAAATTCTAGGAGTGAAATTAAATGCCGTTGACTTTTGCTCATCCAGCAGTAGTTTTACCTTTTTCAAGAAATAGTAAATATGTTAATTTCTTTGCATTGGTATTAGGTAGCATGTCACCTGATTTTGAGTATTTTCTACGAGGAAAGCCATATGGTG
The nucleotide sequence above comes from Psychrobacillus glaciei. Encoded proteins:
- a CDS encoding DUF4030 domain-containing protein; protein product: MKSFLDEQFSNLEQELKMKDESKSILRNKILQNTQISKKRNMRTYTWIITAICTFVLIMSPFYSSTMASLVAKIVPISITPSFSDRQHNSDLTSQLVKLLEEEGYKVNSIGIIPSTNTIEISLILKDSTLKKATDDLEPKIKNYLYENGYDKYEIKVSEATEAPPNKPWDESLFNKVREIVKEVFASYGYAKEADFELAGLTKSWFSNTVTIDMPDHIQESTEIIADIEKEIESQNLDVKDIKVNTFNFEHRRQDNRWAYIASDIYDAMAGKSIYQLTGVSYKVKKGHSYVWIKTDLDELPSEEIVREIELAIQEYFALPETKEQIQNDNYTIQLLLKNEKPFVKITN
- a CDS encoding IS3 family transposase (programmed frameshift) encodes the protein MSSKRRTFSTEFKKQVVALYENGKSRQDIAREYELTASALDRWITQFKQSGSFKEKDNRSSVEQELIDLRKRNKQLEMEVDIFKASRADHGTKIDVIQENRHKYSVLAMCKVLKIARSTFYHDTGIAIQKEQEKLAEEQKLKDKIVVIFEENRKVYGTRKIKDALKKAGLTVSRRRIGRLMDELGIQSKYTKPSYKPMSTPPNEESVRNVLNRAFNVDKEMSVLVSDLTYVRVGGNWNYICFLIDLYNREIVGYSVGEQKDAALVQRAFKSVRYPLQNVKMFHTDRGSEFKNVGIDELLSTFKIKRSLSQKGNPYDNAVAEATFKILKTELINGSHYPTLEQLSLELFDYVNWYNNIRSHSKLGYLSPVAYKILALNKVV
- a CDS encoding Type 1 glutamine amidotransferase-like domain-containing protein; amino-acid sequence: MKFYLSSFKIGNEERKLIELTENGNKKVAYINNALDFATDLERKNKSDVADVSELQRIGFTVDILDLKMYFDNHEGLKDKLDLYDIIWVRGGNTFVLAQAMRLSGFDEIIKKYYREKRDILYGGYSAGGCILGPTLKGIHLADEPEQKPYGNEQQAIWEGLCILDYVIAPHYKSDYKESNDMDRAIEFMIENKILFKALRDGEVIIIE
- a CDS encoding uridine kinase family protein, producing the protein MEKVLNKIVNLVNSKNEKIIIGISGPGASGKTTFAHNLIKLLGDEDVNYINTDPYIIGSHLRKYTLINYEYKNQHHQDKMTACHPAAHNIYALERDVQMVRDALDFYTIGTNYTESKLISSQNKVNIIEGMTVAFTDPNLYDLKVYLHTDGETELMRRGIRDVSERGTDINYLRKSHEERRIQYDLFMHPYYQNFDIVLKNSNESYILEKSCFN